In a single window of the Amycolatopsis sp. cg5 genome:
- a CDS encoding VOC family protein, with protein sequence MLNSTRPIGFVPVTDLSKAREFYAGILGFDVEDENPSAVVLRCGTTMIRATKVDDLTPQPFTVLGWQVDDIDDAVDTLKAQGVNFLLFFALDQSAHGVWTAPGGDRIAWFKDPFGNTLSVSQFV encoded by the coding sequence ATGCTGAACTCCACCCGGCCGATCGGGTTCGTACCTGTGACAGACCTCTCGAAGGCGCGCGAATTCTACGCCGGGATCCTCGGTTTCGACGTCGAGGACGAGAACCCGTCCGCCGTGGTTTTGCGTTGCGGCACGACGATGATCCGCGCCACCAAGGTCGACGATCTCACCCCGCAGCCGTTCACCGTGCTCGGCTGGCAGGTCGACGACATCGACGACGCGGTCGACACGCTCAAGGCGCAGGGGGTCAACTTCCTGCTCTTCTTCGCGCTGGACCAGAGCGCGCACGGCGTGTGGACCGCGCCGGGCGGCGACCGCATCGCCTGGTTCAAGGACCCGTTCGGGAACACGCTCTCGGTGTCCCAGTTCGTCTGA
- a CDS encoding phosphocholine-specific phospholipase C — MTGIRRRTVLGGAALAGVAGALRPDVAGATTRRGTIDDVKHVVVLMQENRSFDHYYGTMAGVRGFSDRAALRLPLGKDVFHQPDLLRVDGGHLLPFHLDTAVVDGQDLGDLPHDWDTTHLAWDGGAYNAWIPAKTQMTMGYFTRDDVPFHHALAKAFTVCDNYFCSIQGPTTPNRLYHWTGTIDPDGRAGGPATSNPGDYKPVYDWTTYPERLQAAGISWQVYANDEQGDGYVGDYGDNPLWLFKAYHDALASSDPAKRQLAERASLRAKWKPDSGKGKDVDHVLSQFIADCAADKLPSVSWIVAPYAYTEHPAARPVDGAAYTARVLKALWDNPKLWESTVVLINYDENDGFYDHVVPPTAPPGTPHELLPAIQPVYGGLPPAAGPPTPIGLGPRVPMTVISPWSRGGWVNSQVFDHTSVLRFLEAWTGVREPNISAWRRAICGDLTSCFDFKKPSTSIPLLPDTATLRRQADETQSKLPKPGPPALGQQVVPKQLPGSAPARALPYQPLAGVSVGVASVGLTLSNQGSAALQLASYAYHLAGLSQRFDVAPRSTVHGQVAFAVAYDLAIHGPNGFKVEAAGNLLTAGVEVEPSLVGLKLQLKVVNTRPLAVTIGVSGQPGFVVPANGSHVLTLDPLAADHGWYDVTFSLTGQPSWRRRFAGHIENGKPSRTG, encoded by the coding sequence ATGACCGGAATCCGGAGACGGACCGTGCTGGGTGGCGCGGCGCTGGCGGGTGTCGCCGGCGCGCTGCGGCCGGACGTGGCGGGCGCGACGACGCGGCGGGGGACCATCGACGACGTCAAGCACGTCGTCGTCCTCATGCAGGAGAACCGCTCGTTCGACCACTACTACGGCACCATGGCCGGCGTCCGCGGCTTCAGCGACCGCGCGGCGCTGCGGCTGCCGCTCGGCAAGGACGTCTTCCACCAGCCTGACCTGCTGCGGGTCGACGGCGGGCACCTGCTGCCGTTCCACCTCGACACCGCGGTCGTCGACGGTCAGGACCTCGGCGACCTGCCGCACGACTGGGACACCACGCACCTCGCCTGGGACGGCGGCGCGTACAACGCCTGGATCCCGGCGAAGACGCAGATGACCATGGGCTACTTCACACGCGACGACGTGCCGTTCCACCACGCGCTCGCCAAGGCGTTCACGGTCTGCGACAACTACTTCTGCTCGATACAGGGCCCGACCACGCCGAACCGGCTCTACCACTGGACCGGCACGATCGACCCGGACGGCCGCGCGGGCGGCCCGGCCACCTCGAACCCCGGCGACTACAAGCCGGTCTACGACTGGACCACCTATCCCGAGCGGCTCCAGGCGGCCGGCATCTCGTGGCAGGTCTACGCCAACGACGAGCAGGGTGACGGCTACGTCGGCGACTACGGCGACAACCCGCTGTGGCTTTTCAAGGCTTATCACGACGCGTTGGCGTCCAGCGATCCTGCTAAGCGACAGCTCGCCGAGCGCGCGAGCCTGCGCGCGAAGTGGAAGCCGGATTCAGGTAAGGGCAAAGACGTCGACCACGTGCTGTCGCAGTTCATTGCCGACTGCGCCGCCGACAAGCTGCCCAGCGTCTCGTGGATCGTCGCGCCCTACGCGTACACCGAGCACCCGGCGGCCAGGCCGGTCGACGGCGCCGCCTACACCGCGCGAGTGCTCAAGGCGCTTTGGGACAACCCGAAGCTCTGGGAGTCGACGGTCGTCCTCATCAACTACGACGAGAACGACGGTTTCTACGACCACGTCGTGCCGCCGACCGCGCCGCCGGGCACCCCGCACGAGCTGCTGCCTGCGATCCAGCCGGTCTACGGCGGCCTGCCGCCCGCGGCCGGGCCGCCGACGCCGATCGGGCTCGGCCCGCGCGTGCCGATGACGGTGATCTCGCCGTGGAGCCGCGGCGGCTGGGTCAACTCGCAGGTCTTCGACCACACGTCGGTACTGCGTTTCCTCGAAGCCTGGACGGGCGTGCGCGAGCCGAACATCTCGGCCTGGCGCCGGGCCATCTGCGGCGACCTGACCAGCTGTTTCGACTTCAAGAAGCCCAGCACGAGCATCCCGCTGCTGCCGGACACGGCGACACTGCGCCGGCAGGCCGACGAGACCCAGTCGAAGCTGCCGAAGCCAGGCCCGCCCGCGCTGGGGCAGCAGGTCGTGCCGAAGCAGCTTCCTGGCAGCGCGCCCGCCCGCGCGCTCCCGTACCAGCCGCTGGCCGGCGTCTCGGTGGGCGTGGCCTCGGTCGGCCTGACGCTGAGCAACCAGGGCAGCGCGGCGTTGCAGCTCGCCTCCTACGCCTATCACCTGGCCGGGCTCTCGCAGCGATTCGACGTCGCGCCGCGGTCGACGGTGCACGGCCAGGTGGCCTTCGCTGTGGCCTACGACCTGGCGATCCACGGCCCGAACGGCTTCAAGGTCGAGGCCGCGGGCAACCTGCTGACCGCCGGGGTCGAGGTCGAACCGTCGCTCGTGGGCCTGAAACTGCAGCTCAAGGTGGTCAACACCCGGCCGCTCGCGGTGACGATCGGGGTATCCGGGCAACCGGGATTCGTGGTGCCCGCGAACGGCTCGCACGTGCTCACTTTGGACCCGCTGGCGGCCGATCATGGCTGGTACGACGTCACTTTCAGCCTCACCGGGCAGCCGTCTTGGCGACGGCGATTCGCCGGTCACATCGAGAACGGGAAACCGAGTCGTACCGGTTAA
- a CDS encoding heme-degrading domain-containing protein has product MSDELLAELAAQEERLRFRRFDNETAIDLGIHLLGSARAESLPVTISVRRGQQRLFHAALPGTSVDNDAWIDRKSRVVDRYGHSSFYVGTFFRSRGKTFEADSRLDLDLYAAHGGVFPVIVENVGMVGTVGVSGLPQAEDHAFVVRAIEESLG; this is encoded by the coding sequence ATGAGCGATGAGCTACTGGCCGAGCTGGCCGCGCAAGAAGAGCGCCTGCGGTTTCGGCGGTTCGACAACGAAACCGCCATCGACCTGGGCATTCACCTCCTCGGCAGCGCGCGGGCGGAGAGCCTGCCCGTGACGATCTCCGTCCGGCGCGGGCAGCAGCGGCTCTTCCACGCGGCGCTGCCCGGCACGTCCGTGGACAACGACGCGTGGATCGACCGCAAGAGCCGCGTGGTCGACCGCTACGGCCACAGCTCGTTCTACGTCGGCACCTTCTTCCGCTCGCGCGGCAAGACCTTCGAAGCCGACTCCCGGCTGGACCTGGACCTGTACGCCGCACACGGCGGCGTCTTCCCGGTGATCGTCGAGAACGTCGGCATGGTCGGCACGGTGGGGGTCTCCGGCCTGCCACAGGCCGAAGACCACGCCTTCGTCGTCCGCGCGATCGAGGAGTCCCTCGGCTAG